CTGCGCGCGATGTCGGCGAGCGCGCGCGTCTGCTCGGACGTCAGGTCGCCGAGCGGCAGGTTCAGCGTGACGACGACGTAGCCGTCCTGGCGCTGCGGCGTCACGTTCGTGCGCGCGAACTCGGCGAACCCGTCCGGGCCGTCGAGCTTCGCGGCGGGCGCGGCCGGGCGCGCGGGCTCGCCCTGCGTGTGCGGCATGTCGGCGAGGAAGGCGGTGTGGCGCGGGTCGTGCGGGAGCGCCGCGCGCTCCTCCTCGACGAGGCGCTGGAACTCCTCGATGCCGAGCTTCGCGACGAGGAACTTGATGCGCGCGCGCCCGCGGTTCTTCTTCTCGCCGAGCCGCGCGAAGACGCGCGCGACGGCCTGCATCTGCGGGAGCAGCTCCTCCTCGGGCGTGAACTCCGAGAGCGTCTTCGCCTGGTACGGGACGGTGCCGAGCCCGCCGCCGACCACCACCTTGAAGCCGCGCTTCCCGTCCTTCACGCGCGCGACGAAGCCCGCGTCGTGGAGCTGCACGAGGCCGCAGGCCTCCTGCTCGCAGCCCGAGAACGCGGGCTTGAACTTGCGGCCGAAGTCCTGGACGTCGGGGTGGCCGAGCAGGAAGCGCATCAGCGCGCTCGCGTAGGGCGAGACGTCGAACGCCTCGGTGCGGCACACGCCCGCGAGCGGGCACGCCGTCACGTTGCGCACGGAGTTGCCGCAGGCCTCGCGCGTCGTGATGTCGACGGCCGCGAGGCGCCGCATCATGTCGGGCGTGTCCTCGATGTGGACGAAGTGCAGCTGGACGTCCTGGCGCGTCGTGATGTGCAGGATGCCGTCGCTGTACTCCTCCGCGCAGTCGGCGAGCACCTCGAGCTGCTCGGGCGAGATGCCGCCGTACGGGATCTTGATGCGCTGCATGCCGGGCGCGTCCCAGACGGTGTCGGGCCCCTTCGTCGGGACGTCGGGGAAGGCGAGCGTGCGCTCCGTGATGCCGTCGTGGCGCTGGCCGGCGTCGTAGCGCTGTCCGTAGGCGCCGCGGCGCAGGCGCGTCTCGGCGAAGACCTTCTCGTCGATCTTCCCCTGCTTGCGCAGCTCGAGCTGGCTCTCGAAGTCGTCGATCTCCTGCGCCCAGCCCGTGTCCATGCGCTCGGCGAGGCGCTCGGCCCAGGTCGCGCCGGCCTTCGCGGGGGTGGAGTTCGGAGATGCGCCGTCGTGGGGCATGGCGGGTTCCTCGGATCCGCTTCGCGGCGTCGCGGGCGCTGTGCGGCGCGGGCGACGGGCGCGTTGCGGGACGTGTCGGGCGGTTCGATGCTGCGCTGCGACGCGGGACACTCGGCGACTCGCGCCCGGAAAGCCGCGACAGAACGGCGGTTTGCGGGCGGGGCGCGCGAAGGGCGGACGATACCGATCCGGGCGCGAGGCAGTCAAGCCAGATCCCGATGGCTCCCATCAGGAATGGAGGCGCGCAGCCGCGGCGCGCCGCCCTCGCGGCTGCGAGGGCAGCGCGGCGCGTTCGATCGACAGCGGCGTGGTGCGGAGCGCTACGATGCGGCGCTCGCAGCCGCCTCGCGCCCGCGTCCACGCGTGCGGCCGCGCGAGCAAGGGTCCACCCGTGAGCCTGTCCTCGTCAGTCCTGCCGCCTTCGCCCTCCGAGGCCCAGCACCTCGTGAAGGCCGCGGTCGAGGACGGCCGGCTCGAGCGCGGCGCGGCGCTGCGCCTGGCATCGGGGCTGCGCGACGCGGCCGTTCGCGAGGCCGTGCTCGAGGGCGCCTCCGAGAGCAAGCGCCGCGGCCACGGCGACCGCGTCTCGGTGAGCCGCAACATCTTCGTCCCGCTGACGAACCTCTGCCGCAACCGCTGCAGCTACTGCACGTTCGCGAAGCTCCCGGACTCGCCCGAGGCGAAGACCTACACGCTCGACGAGGTCGCCGACGAGGTGCGCGGCGGCGTCGCGACGGGTTGCATCGAGGCGCTCTTCTGCCTCGGCGACAAGCCCGAGGTCGCCTACCGCTCGTACCGCGACGAGCTCGCGTCGCGCGGGTTCGGGTCGACGACCGATCTGCTCGTCGAGGCCTGCCGGGTCGCGTTCGAGGGCGGGATGCTGCCGCACACGAACGCCGGGATCCTGTCCGCGGAGGACATGGAGCGGCTGCGTCCGTGGAACGCCTCGATGGGCCTCATGATGGAGACGACGAGCGAGCGCCTGCGCGGCAAGGGCATGCCGCACATGCACGCGCCGGACAAGGATCCGAAGGTCCGCATCCGCATGCACGAGGAGGCGGGCGAGCTCCGCATCCCGTTCACGTCGGGCATCCTGCTCGGGATCGGCGAGAACGACGAGGAGCGCGTCGACACCCTGCTCGCGCTGCGCGCGCTCGACGATCGCTTCGGTCACATCCAGGAGGTGATCGTCCAGCCGTTCCACCCGAAGCCCGGCACGAAGATGCGCGCCGCGCCGTCGCTCCCCGACGCGGTCGTCGCCGGCTGGGTCGCGCTCGCGCGGCTCGTGCTCGGGCCCGCGCAGAACGTGCAGGCGCCGCCGAACCTCGCGCCCGAGGTGCTGCCGCTGCTGCTGCGCTCCGGGCTCAACGACTGGGGCGGCGTCTCGCCCGTGACGGTCGACTTCATCAATCCCGAGGCGCCCTGGCCGGCGCTTCGCGCGCTGCGCGAGGCGACGGAGGGCGCGGGGCAGCGGCTCGTCGAGCGGCTGCCCGTGTATCCGAGGTTCATCCACGAGCGTCCCGGCTTCCTCGACGAGAGGGTCCGGGAGGCCATCGCGCGATTCGCGAACGACGCCGGCTTCGCGCGACGAACGACGCAGTCCGGAGAGGAGGCCGCCTAGCATGCTCGAGCGATTGTTCGACGATGTGTCCCACGAGGTCGCGGTGCTCCTCGACCGCGCGCTCGACGGCCGCGAGCTGTCGGCGGCGGACGCCGAGACGCTGCTGCTCGCGCAGGGCCCCGACCTGCACGCGCTGCTGCGCGCGGCCGACGTCGCGCGGCGCGCGGACAAGGGCGACGACGTCACCTACGTCGTGTGCCGCAACATCAACTTCACGAACGTCTGCTACGTGGGCTGCAGCTTCTGCGGCTTCGCGCGCCACCGCGAGGAAGCGGACGCCTACGACCACCCGATGCAGGTGCTGCTCGGCAAGTGCCGCGACGCCGTCGCGCGCGGAGCCACCGAGGTCTGCATCCAGGGCGGCATCCACCCGAGCAAGGACCACACGCACTACCGCGAGATCCTCGAGACCATCAAGGCCGAGTTCCCGCAGCTCCACATCCACGCGTTCTCGCCCGAGGAGATCGACTTCGGGCACCGCAAGAGCGGCATGCCGCTCGCCGAGTACCTGCGCTGGCTCGTCGACGCGGGGCTCGGAACGATGCCCGGCACGGCGGCCGAGATCCTCGACGACGAGGTGCGCAAGATCCTCTCGCCGAACAAGATCGGGCGCGAGCGCTGGATCGAGATCGTGACCACGGCCCACGAGGTGGGGCTGCGCTCGACGTCGACGCTGATGTACGGCCACATCGAGAAGCCGCACCACGTCGCCGCCCACCTCGAGACGCTTCGCGACATCCAGAAGCGCACGGGCCGCTTCGCGGACGGCGGCTTCACGGAGTTCGTGCCGCTCGGCTTCATCCACGAGCGCAACCTGCTCTACAACTTCATGGGCGCGCGCCCCGGGCCGTCGATGCCCGACGACCTCCGCATCATCGCGGTCGCGCGCCTCTTCCTGCGCCCGTGGATCGAGAACGTCCAGGTGTCGTGGGTGAAGATGGGGCCGAAGCTCGGACAGATGGGTCTGTCCTCCGGCGCGAACGACTTCGGCGGCACGCTGATGGAGGAGTCGATCAGCCGCGAGTCGGGCTCGGAGTTCGGCGAGAACACGCCGCCCGAGGAATTCCGCCGCCTCGTCCGCGAGCTCGGGCGCGTGCCGGTCGAGCGCAGCACGACCTACCGCGCGCTGCGCCGCTTCGACGACCCGTCGCTCGACCCGCCCTCGCTCGAGCCCGGCCGCGAGGCGAGCCTCGCGGGCCCGACGCGCTTCCGCGACGGCGTTCGCGCGCAGCGGCAGCTGCAGGCCGCGGGCTAGCTCGCCGGAGGCCCCGCGACGCGCTCGATGCTAGGCGGCGCCGTCCGACGACGCGGCGGCGTCGACCTCGTCGCGCACGAGGCGCACGAACGCCGGCCGCCGCACGGGCGCGGGCCCGCCTTCGAGCACCTCGCGCACGCGCTCGGACACGGCCTCGAGCTGGTAGCGCGCGGGCGCTCGCTCGAGCGCTCGGCGCTCGACCGCCGCGATCGCGTTGCGGACGGCGGGGTGCTCGCGGCCGAGCGCGCGGCCGATCTCGGCGAGCGAGGCGTCCGTGAAGCGGCGCGCCAGGAAGATCGCGAGCTGGCGAGGCACGAGCACGTCGCGCCGCCGCGACCGCGACGACAGCGCCTCGGGCGTCGTCTGGAAGAACTGCGCGACGATGCGGACGACGAGCTCCGGCGTCGGGCGCGGTCGGCGGGCGTCGGTGGCCGCGCCCTTCGCGGCGAGCACGTCGTGCACGAGGTCG
This genomic interval from Myxococcota bacterium contains the following:
- the cofG gene encoding 7,8-didemethyl-8-hydroxy-5-deazariboflavin synthase CofG, with protein sequence MSLSSSVLPPSPSEAQHLVKAAVEDGRLERGAALRLASGLRDAAVREAVLEGASESKRRGHGDRVSVSRNIFVPLTNLCRNRCSYCTFAKLPDSPEAKTYTLDEVADEVRGGVATGCIEALFCLGDKPEVAYRSYRDELASRGFGSTTDLLVEACRVAFEGGMLPHTNAGILSAEDMERLRPWNASMGLMMETTSERLRGKGMPHMHAPDKDPKVRIRMHEEAGELRIPFTSGILLGIGENDEERVDTLLALRALDDRFGHIQEVIVQPFHPKPGTKMRAAPSLPDAVVAGWVALARLVLGPAQNVQAPPNLAPEVLPLLLRSGLNDWGGVSPVTVDFINPEAPWPALRALREATEGAGQRLVERLPVYPRFIHERPGFLDERVREAIARFANDAGFARRTTQSGEEAA
- a CDS encoding nitrite/sulfite reductase, which produces MPHDGASPNSTPAKAGATWAERLAERMDTGWAQEIDDFESQLELRKQGKIDEKVFAETRLRRGAYGQRYDAGQRHDGITERTLAFPDVPTKGPDTVWDAPGMQRIKIPYGGISPEQLEVLADCAEEYSDGILHITTRQDVQLHFVHIEDTPDMMRRLAAVDITTREACGNSVRNVTACPLAGVCRTEAFDVSPYASALMRFLLGHPDVQDFGRKFKPAFSGCEQEACGLVQLHDAGFVARVKDGKRGFKVVVGGGLGTVPYQAKTLSEFTPEEELLPQMQAVARVFARLGEKKNRGRARIKFLVAKLGIEEFQRLVEEERAALPHDPRHTAFLADMPHTQGEPARPAAPAAKLDGPDGFAEFARTNVTPQRQDGYVVVTLNLPLGDLTSEQTRALADIARSFAGDNLRTTVEQNIVLRFVPQADLPALYAELRAAGLAAPGAQTIVDVTSCPGTDTCKLGIAASRGVGGVLRKRLAEKSASLDEAVKGLHVKVSGCFNSCGQHHVADIGFYGNSRKADGRTVPHFQVVLGGEWTNNAGAYGLAVGSVPSRVVPDVVDALTDRFVREREPGEDFQTWVGRVGKRDVRKFLDPFMKIPAYDEDPSYYSDWGDVREFTIGDLGVGECAGEVVSLFGIEVVRAESQAFDAQCALEEGDFAGADELAYTAMCTAARALVRMQYIDVTEKPEEIVAEWKRRFFDTELFFDKYAKGKFGQHLLDRHARGRVDVTRDLAAAIVEEAQLFIEACHACETRLAALEAIGAGGDGPVRIGA
- the cofH gene encoding 5-amino-6-(D-ribitylamino)uracil--L-tyrosine 4-hydroxyphenyl transferase CofH, with the translated sequence MLERLFDDVSHEVAVLLDRALDGRELSAADAETLLLAQGPDLHALLRAADVARRADKGDDVTYVVCRNINFTNVCYVGCSFCGFARHREEADAYDHPMQVLLGKCRDAVARGATEVCIQGGIHPSKDHTHYREILETIKAEFPQLHIHAFSPEEIDFGHRKSGMPLAEYLRWLVDAGLGTMPGTAAEILDDEVRKILSPNKIGRERWIEIVTTAHEVGLRSTSTLMYGHIEKPHHVAAHLETLRDIQKRTGRFADGGFTEFVPLGFIHERNLLYNFMGARPGPSMPDDLRIIAVARLFLRPWIENVQVSWVKMGPKLGQMGLSSGANDFGGTLMEESISRESGSEFGENTPPEEFRRLVRELGRVPVERSTTYRALRRFDDPSLDPPSLEPGREASLAGPTRFRDGVRAQRQLQAAG